One genomic region from Proteus vulgaris encodes:
- the mdtD gene encoding multidrug transporter subunit MdtD translates to MLKSAKNMSGLPWIAAMAFFMQALDATILNTALPDIAKSLNHSPLAMQSAVISYTLTVALLIPVSGWLADRFGTRKIFIIAVSLFSGGSLLCALSPNLTFLVISRIIQGIGGAMMMPVARLALLRAYPRSELLPILNFVTMPGLVGPIAGPLLGGVLVTYASWHWIFIINIPIGLLGIFYAIKHMPNFTMPKRKFDLLGFVFFGFGLVMLSVSLDLFGDKNISRYIPIAIILGGFSLLGLYVNHARRHQQPLIPLNIFKTRTFSVGIAGNIATRLGTGCIPFLMPLMLQVGFGYPAIISGMMMAPMALGSILAKSFVTKILVKFSYRRTLFAITIIIGLMIAQFSLQSPDMSIYYLVIPLFLLGVVMSIQFTSMNTISLADLTDNNASSGNSVLAVTQQLAISFGIAVSASILGYFDTENVGTTVDNFHYTFITVGIITLLSSFVFLLLDKHDGDNLTNKKKKA, encoded by the coding sequence ATGTTGAAATCCGCCAAAAATATGTCTGGGTTGCCTTGGATTGCTGCAATGGCTTTCTTTATGCAGGCTCTCGATGCAACCATTCTTAATACGGCATTACCAGACATAGCAAAAAGCCTTAATCATTCTCCTCTCGCGATGCAATCGGCTGTTATCAGCTATACATTAACTGTTGCATTATTAATCCCCGTCAGTGGATGGTTAGCCGATAGATTCGGAACACGTAAAATTTTTATTATTGCGGTTTCTTTATTTTCTGGTGGCTCTTTATTATGTGCACTTTCTCCTAACCTCACTTTTCTTGTTATTTCACGAATTATACAAGGTATAGGTGGTGCAATGATGATGCCGGTTGCACGCCTTGCTTTATTAAGAGCTTATCCACGCAGCGAATTACTGCCCATTCTCAACTTTGTCACAATGCCAGGATTAGTAGGTCCCATAGCAGGACCTCTTTTAGGAGGGGTATTGGTGACTTATGCCTCTTGGCATTGGATATTTATTATAAATATTCCTATTGGCCTATTAGGTATTTTCTATGCCATCAAGCATATGCCTAATTTCACCATGCCAAAACGTAAGTTTGATTTACTTGGCTTTGTTTTCTTTGGTTTTGGCTTAGTCATGCTTTCTGTCAGTCTTGATCTTTTTGGTGATAAAAATATCTCTCGCTATATTCCTATTGCCATTATTTTAGGGGGATTTTCTTTACTAGGGTTATACGTCAATCATGCAAGACGCCACCAGCAACCACTAATCCCTCTCAATATATTTAAAACACGCACATTCTCTGTCGGTATTGCAGGAAATATTGCAACAAGATTAGGAACTGGGTGTATTCCTTTCTTAATGCCACTTATGTTGCAAGTGGGTTTTGGTTACCCTGCAATAATTTCCGGTATGATGATGGCACCAATGGCTTTAGGTTCTATTTTAGCAAAATCATTTGTCACAAAGATCTTAGTGAAATTTAGCTATCGCCGAACACTCTTTGCTATCACAATTATCATTGGTTTGATGATAGCTCAGTTCTCACTTCAATCACCGGATATGTCTATTTACTATCTTGTCATTCCACTCTTTTTATTAGGAGTGGTCATGTCTATACAATTTACATCAATGAATACAATTTCATTGGCTGATTTAACAGACAACAACGCAAGTTCAGGAAATAGTGTTTTGGCTGTCACTCAACAATTAGCAATTAGTTTTGGTATTGCAGTGAGTGCATCTATTTTAGGATATTTTGATACAGAGAATGTGGGTACTACGGTTGATAACTTCCATTATACTTTTATTACGGTTGGTATCATTACATTGCTGTCTTCCTTTGTATTCTTACTCCTTGATAAACATGATGGCGATAATCTAACTAATAAAAAGAAAAAAGCCTAA
- the rbsK gene encoding ribokinase: MEAKKLVILGSVNADHILNVAHFPLPGETISGNQFQMVFGGKGANQAVAAGRCGANISFLACLGNDDIGKKAKAQLITDNIDTKSIELIDDVATGVALIFVNQQGENVIGIHAGANGRLDTSYVQRHGNIIKEADALLMQLESPLDSVLKAAEIAKQENVQVILNPAPAQALPDELLSLVDIITPNETETEYLTGIKVVDDESAQQAADVLHNKGIKTVLITLGSRGVWVSELNNKGCIVPAFKVKAVDTIAAGDTFNGALITALLEGQSMMPAIKFAHAAAAIAVTRAGAQPSVPWRHEVDAFLASSL, from the coding sequence ATGGAAGCGAAGAAACTTGTGATTTTAGGTAGTGTTAATGCTGATCATATTCTTAATGTTGCCCATTTTCCGCTTCCTGGTGAAACCATTTCAGGTAACCAATTTCAAATGGTCTTTGGCGGTAAAGGTGCTAATCAGGCAGTCGCTGCTGGGCGTTGTGGTGCGAATATTTCATTTCTTGCTTGTTTAGGAAATGACGATATTGGTAAAAAAGCCAAAGCTCAATTAATAACAGATAACATTGATACCAAGAGCATTGAATTAATTGATGACGTAGCAACAGGTGTCGCGCTGATTTTTGTTAATCAGCAGGGTGAAAATGTCATCGGTATTCATGCGGGTGCTAATGGACGACTAGATACAAGTTATGTTCAGCGCCATGGGAATATAATAAAAGAAGCTGATGCTCTATTAATGCAATTAGAATCACCACTTGATTCTGTTTTGAAAGCCGCTGAAATCGCTAAACAAGAAAATGTGCAAGTAATATTAAATCCAGCACCTGCTCAAGCATTACCTGATGAGCTGTTATCACTTGTGGATATTATTACGCCAAACGAAACAGAGACTGAATATCTGACTGGAATTAAAGTCGTAGATGATGAAAGTGCTCAACAAGCAGCGGATGTTCTACATAATAAAGGTATTAAAACGGTTCTTATTACATTAGGAAGCCGTGGTGTTTGGGTAAGCGAACTAAATAATAAAGGTTGTATTGTTCCTGCATTTAAAGTGAAAGCAGTAGATACCATTGCGGCTGGTGATACATTTAATGGTGCATTAATCACTGCTTTATTAGAGGGGCAATCTATGATGCCAGCGATTAAGTTTGCTCATGCAGCCGCTGCCATTGCTGTCACTCGAGCTGGTGCTCAACCATCAGTACCATGGCGTCATGAAGTGGATGCTTTTTTAGCTTCATCCTTATAG
- the ravA gene encoding ATPase RavA yields MQLAERISQLSQYLETGLYERQSAIRLCLLAALSGESVFLLGPPGIAKSLIARRMKEAFKEAKAFEYLMTRFSTPEEIFGPLSIQALKDEGKYQRLVEGYLPDAEVVFLDEIWKAGPAILNTLLTAINERKFRNGEAEVAIPMRLLVSASNELPDSDSSLEALYDRMLIRIWLTKVQDKKNFRALLINKEVGSFHIPEHIQITAEEFSRWQSELEKITLDDHLFDLIYQLRESLDKSDAAPYVSDRRWKKAVRLLQASAFFNGRSAISPLDLILLKDCLWHDQASFALLDKLLQSLLTEQAYHQLELIRKTESLWAEWMQSTRSKQDQQAFRFEKQSGMFGRNAHFSLSEKMQADKFTLFLHIPLHIHSIQVNFITIEQKALENFLAKGDELLARLNGIGFPQSINAQIRQDGVLEILDVSRRTTSLYQQKETAPAAPIEDNKEWLDKLKDLTQEIYGEQEKFNHHQPNLFIDNDWLISIEQSFVQLNEKLSQLKSQIK; encoded by the coding sequence ATGCAACTTGCAGAGCGGATTTCACAACTTAGCCAATATCTTGAAACTGGGCTTTATGAGCGACAGTCAGCTATCCGTCTTTGTTTACTTGCAGCACTGAGTGGTGAGAGTGTTTTCTTACTTGGCCCTCCAGGTATTGCTAAAAGTTTAATAGCCAGAAGAATGAAAGAAGCCTTTAAAGAGGCTAAAGCTTTTGAATACCTAATGACGCGTTTTTCAACCCCTGAAGAAATTTTTGGCCCTTTATCTATTCAAGCTTTAAAAGATGAAGGTAAATATCAGCGTTTGGTTGAAGGATATTTACCTGATGCTGAAGTTGTTTTTCTTGATGAAATATGGAAAGCAGGGCCTGCTATTCTTAATACGTTATTAACGGCGATTAATGAGCGTAAATTTAGAAATGGAGAAGCTGAAGTTGCTATTCCAATGCGTTTATTAGTATCCGCCTCTAATGAACTACCGGATTCAGACAGTAGTCTTGAAGCACTATATGACCGAATGCTTATTCGTATTTGGTTAACCAAAGTACAAGATAAGAAAAATTTTCGTGCATTACTTATTAATAAAGAAGTAGGCTCTTTTCATATTCCAGAACATATTCAAATTACCGCAGAAGAGTTCTCACGTTGGCAATCAGAATTAGAAAAGATCACTTTAGATGACCACTTATTTGATTTAATTTATCAACTTCGTGAGTCTTTAGATAAAAGTGATGCAGCACCTTATGTTTCAGATAGACGCTGGAAAAAAGCGGTACGCCTTTTACAAGCCAGTGCTTTTTTTAATGGTCGTAGTGCTATTTCACCGTTAGATCTTATTTTATTAAAAGATTGCCTGTGGCATGACCAAGCATCATTTGCGTTATTAGATAAACTATTACAAAGCCTTTTAACAGAGCAAGCCTACCACCAGCTAGAGTTAATTAGAAAAACAGAAAGTTTATGGGCTGAGTGGATGCAATCAACAAGAAGTAAACAAGATCAACAGGCCTTTCGTTTTGAAAAACAAAGTGGAATGTTTGGGCGAAATGCACATTTTAGCCTATCAGAAAAAATGCAGGCTGATAAATTCACGTTGTTTTTACACATCCCTCTGCATATCCATAGTATTCAAGTTAACTTTATTACTATCGAGCAAAAAGCATTAGAAAACTTTTTAGCTAAAGGGGATGAATTATTAGCGCGTTTAAATGGTATTGGTTTCCCACAATCAATTAATGCGCAAATACGCCAAGATGGTGTATTAGAAATTTTAGATGTGAGTCGTCGAACAACATCTCTTTATCAGCAAAAAGAGACAGCGCCTGCTGCTCCTATTGAAGATAACAAAGAGTGGCTAGATAAATTAAAAGATCTGACTCAAGAAATTTATGGTGAGCAGGAAAAATTTAATCATCATCAACCAAATTTATTTATTGATAATGATTGGCTTATTTCCATCGAGCAAAGTTTTGTTCAGCTTAATGAAAAATTATCGCAATTAAAAAGCCAAATAAAGTAA
- the viaA gene encoding ATPase RavA stimulator ViaA has protein sequence MLTLSTLDILLAINEGQLIEEVIIAVLASPQLAVFFEKHPRLKKALLKDIHQWKKSLQQRVKETLVPTMIADEFALYQQTQSLGNAIFNQQVEQILAELNKLDSSFIEEASQLIKTNKPFSPAQQALFIQHWRISLIFQVTALHKALFDQEQEQLLAELQERLALSGSLSNTFSENERAAGRLWDMSKGVLTKTPFDEKIIQRYSDFLDQQPELHKLASLLGRSKTAKSLPEESVIFEPVTIVEKAPDTTPEQVNGIGLSDDILRLLPAELALLGINEIEYEFYRKLVEKQLNTYRLQGDNWQERTVLRPVTHHHDEERPRGPFIVCIDTSGSMGGFNEQCAKAFGLALMKIALADNRSCHVMLFSTETVHYQLSSSNGLQDLIKFLNQSFRGGTDLSACLDNVAEKLNSPAWKDADAVVISDFVAQRLPENLINKIKKSQQQQHNRFHAVTLSNYGKPSIMKIFDHIWRFDTGLKSRLLRRWRQ, from the coding sequence ATGCTGACACTTTCAACATTAGATATACTTTTAGCCATAAATGAAGGGCAGCTTATTGAGGAAGTTATTATTGCTGTACTTGCATCGCCTCAATTAGCGGTATTTTTTGAAAAACACCCAAGACTCAAAAAAGCCTTACTTAAAGATATTCACCAATGGAAAAAAAGCTTACAGCAAAGAGTAAAAGAAACCTTAGTACCTACCATGATTGCTGATGAATTTGCCCTTTATCAACAAACACAGTCATTAGGTAACGCCATATTTAATCAGCAAGTAGAGCAAATACTGGCTGAATTAAACAAGCTAGATTCCTCTTTTATTGAAGAAGCATCGCAGCTGATCAAAACCAATAAGCCTTTTTCACCAGCTCAACAAGCTTTGTTTATTCAACATTGGCGGATAAGTTTAATTTTCCAAGTCACTGCATTACACAAAGCCCTATTTGACCAAGAGCAAGAGCAACTCCTTGCTGAATTACAAGAACGTTTAGCGTTAAGTGGAAGCTTAAGTAATACATTCTCAGAAAATGAGCGTGCAGCAGGGCGTTTATGGGATATGAGCAAAGGCGTTTTAACAAAAACACCTTTCGATGAGAAAATTATTCAACGTTATAGCGACTTTCTCGATCAACAACCTGAGTTACATAAACTCGCAAGTTTGCTTGGACGTAGCAAAACAGCCAAATCACTTCCTGAAGAGAGTGTGATTTTTGAACCTGTGACTATTGTTGAGAAAGCACCCGATACAACACCTGAGCAAGTCAATGGAATAGGGCTCAGTGATGATATCTTGCGCTTACTTCCTGCTGAACTCGCTTTGTTAGGTATTAATGAAATCGAATATGAGTTTTATAGAAAGCTGGTAGAAAAACAACTCAATACTTATCGGTTGCAAGGAGACAATTGGCAAGAGCGTACTGTATTGCGTCCAGTAACTCATCATCATGATGAAGAAAGACCGAGAGGACCTTTTATTGTATGTATTGATACATCAGGTTCGATGGGGGGATTTAATGAGCAGTGTGCTAAAGCTTTTGGGTTAGCATTGATGAAAATAGCGCTAGCTGATAATCGTTCATGCCATGTGATGTTATTTTCCACTGAAACTGTACATTATCAGTTGTCATCGTCTAATGGCCTGCAAGATCTTATCAAGTTTTTGAATCAGTCATTTAGAGGGGGTACGGATTTAAGTGCTTGTTTAGATAATGTCGCAGAAAAACTCAATAGCCCAGCATGGAAAGATGCTGATGCTGTTGTTATTTCTGACTTTGTCGCCCAAAGGTTACCCGAAAACCTAATCAACAAAATCAAAAAAAGCCAACAGCAACAGCACAATCGCTTCCATGCGGTTACCCTATCCAATTACGGTAAACCCAGCATCATGAAAATCTTTGACCATATATGGCGTTTTGATACTGGATTAAAAAGTCGTTTACTTCGACGCTGGCGCCAATAA
- the asnA gene encoding aspartate--ammonia ligase: MEKSFIQTQQQISFVKSYFSRLLEKELGLIEVQGPILSRLGDGTQDNLSGHEKAVQVKVKSLPDSTFEVVHSLAKWKRKTLGRFGFSSGQGLYTHMKALRPDEDRLTQIHSVYVDQWDWEKVMEDKERTVPYLKQTVGKIYQAIKETEKAVSEEFGLVPFLPDQIQFIHTEELLRRYPDLDAKGREKAIAKEYGAVFLIGIGGKLSSGESHDVRAPDYDDWTTPNEDGFEGLNGDILVWNPILQDAFELSSMGIRVDPETLMRQLTLTDDTKRLELDWHKALMHGDMPQTIGGGIGQSRLVMLLLQKEHIGQVQCGVWEKDTRLAFADML, encoded by the coding sequence ATGGAAAAATCATTCATCCAGACTCAACAGCAAATTAGCTTTGTTAAATCTTATTTTTCACGACTGCTGGAAAAAGAATTAGGACTGATTGAAGTTCAAGGACCGATCTTAAGTCGCCTTGGTGATGGAACTCAAGATAACTTATCTGGTCATGAGAAGGCAGTACAAGTTAAAGTCAAATCTTTACCAGATTCTACTTTTGAGGTTGTCCATTCATTAGCTAAATGGAAACGTAAAACATTAGGTCGTTTTGGATTTAGTTCTGGGCAAGGTCTTTATACTCATATGAAAGCTTTGCGACCAGACGAAGATCGCTTAACTCAAATCCACTCAGTTTATGTTGATCAGTGGGATTGGGAAAAAGTGATGGAAGATAAAGAGCGTACAGTTCCTTATCTTAAACAGACAGTGGGTAAAATTTATCAGGCAATAAAAGAAACTGAAAAAGCCGTCAGCGAAGAATTTGGTCTGGTACCGTTCCTGCCAGATCAAATTCAATTTATCCACACTGAAGAGTTACTGCGCCGTTATCCTGACCTTGATGCTAAAGGTCGTGAAAAAGCGATTGCAAAAGAATATGGCGCTGTTTTCTTAATTGGTATTGGCGGTAAGCTTTCTAGTGGTGAATCTCATGATGTGAGAGCACCTGATTATGATGACTGGACGACGCCAAACGAAGATGGATTTGAAGGTTTAAACGGTGACATTCTTGTCTGGAACCCTATTCTGCAAGATGCGTTTGAATTGTCATCAATGGGTATCCGTGTCGATCCTGAAACATTAATGCGTCAGTTAACATTAACAGATGATACTAAGCGTCTTGAGTTGGATTGGCACAAAGCATTAATGCATGGTGATATGCCACAAACTATCGGTGGCGGTATCGGCCAATCTCGTTTAGTGATGCTACTGTTACAAAAAGAGCACATTGGACAAGTACAATGCGGCGTGTGGGAAAAAGACACCCGTTTAGCTTTCGCCGATATGCTGTAA
- the asnC gene encoding transcriptional regulator AsnC, with protein MDNIYQIDNLDRDILHALMANARTPYAELAKKFEVSPGTIHVRVEKMKQAGIITGTRVDISEKQLGFDVCCFIGIILKSAKDYHTALDKLDKLDEVVEVYYTTGQYSIFTKVMCKSIEALQDVLINKIQTIDEIQSTETLISLQNPIIRTIKP; from the coding sequence ATGGACAATATTTATCAGATCGATAATCTCGATCGTGACATACTTCACGCATTAATGGCGAATGCGAGAACACCTTACGCTGAATTGGCCAAAAAATTCGAAGTTAGCCCAGGCACAATTCATGTTCGAGTTGAGAAAATGAAGCAGGCGGGAATTATTACAGGAACTCGAGTTGATATTAGTGAAAAGCAACTCGGTTTTGATGTCTGCTGCTTTATTGGCATTATTCTTAAGAGCGCAAAAGACTATCACACTGCATTAGATAAACTAGATAAGTTAGATGAAGTTGTAGAGGTGTACTACACAACAGGGCAATACAGTATTTTTACGAAGGTTATGTGTAAAAGTATAGAAGCCTTACAAGACGTACTTATCAACAAAATCCAGACAATCGATGAAATTCAGTCAACAGAAACCCTGATCTCACTGCAAAACCCGATAATAAGGACGATCAAGCCATAA
- the mioC gene encoding FMN-binding protein MioC, giving the protein MKKVTLISGSTMGSAEYVAEHLAEILSDEGFETDLHHGPSLNDLPNEGIWLVVTSTHGAGDIPDNLLPFANEISADSVDLSNVTFGAIGIGSSEYDTFCGAIRTLDQKLVEKGATRLGDRLEIDIQKYDIPEDPAEEWMASWKNLL; this is encoded by the coding sequence ATGAAAAAAGTCACTCTTATTAGTGGCAGTACCATGGGTAGTGCTGAATATGTCGCAGAACACCTTGCAGAGATCTTATCTGATGAAGGATTTGAGACAGATCTGCACCATGGACCTTCTCTTAATGATCTTCCAAATGAAGGGATCTGGCTGGTGGTCACATCAACGCATGGTGCGGGTGATATTCCTGACAACTTACTGCCTTTTGCTAATGAGATATCTGCTGATTCCGTTGATCTTAGTAATGTCACCTTTGGTGCGATCGGCATAGGAAGTAGTGAATATGACACTTTCTGCGGTGCGATCAGAACATTGGATCAAAAATTGGTGGAAAAAGGGGCAACTCGCCTTGGCGATCGTCTCGAAATTGATATTCAAAAGTACGACATTCCGGAAGATCCAGCAGAAGAATGGATGGCTTCTTGGAAAAATTTACTTTAA
- the mnmG gene encoding tRNA uridine-5-carboxymethylaminomethyl(34) synthesis enzyme MnmG, with product MFYPEHFDVIVIGGGHAGTEAAMAAARMGRQTLLLTHNIDTLGQMSCNPAIGGIGKGHLVKEIDAMGGLMATAIDHAGIQFRTLNASKGPAVRATRAQADRVLYRQAVRTTLENQPNLMIFQQPVEDLIVENDQVTGAVTRMGLKFRAKSVVLTVGTFLDGKIHIGLENYSGGRAGDPPSVSLSHRLRELPLRVGRLKTGTPPRIDARTIDFSQLAVQLGDTPMPVFSFLGNVDQHPEQMPCHITYTNEKTHDVIRNNLDRSPMYAGVIEGIGPRYCPSIEDKVMRFADRNSHQIFLEPEGLTSNEIYPNGISTSLPFDVQMQIVNSMKGMENAKIIRPGYAIEYDFFDPRDLKQTLESKFINGLFFAGQINGTTGYEEAAAQGMLAGLNAARYAFDQEGWFPRRDQAYIGVLVDDLCTLGTKEPYRMFTSRAEYRLMLREDNADLRLTEIGRELGMVDDNRWAQFSEKVELVEKERQRLRNIWVHPQADNLSEINELLNTPLSKEANGEDLLRRPEMTYDILKNITRFAPGIDDSKPQAAEQVEIQVKYEGYISRQQEEIEKQLRNENAALPIDLDYKQVSGLSNEVIAKLNDHKPTSIGQASRISGVTPAAISILLVWLKKQGLLRRSAS from the coding sequence ATGTTTTATCCAGAACACTTTGACGTCATTGTCATCGGTGGTGGTCACGCCGGTACAGAAGCCGCTATGGCTGCAGCTCGTATGGGGCGTCAAACCCTATTACTGACCCACAATATTGATACTTTGGGCCAAATGTCTTGTAACCCAGCTATTGGTGGGATTGGTAAAGGGCATCTGGTAAAAGAGATCGATGCCATGGGTGGATTAATGGCAACCGCTATTGACCATGCAGGGATCCAATTCAGAACCCTTAACGCAAGTAAGGGTCCAGCTGTAAGAGCAACAAGAGCACAGGCTGACCGTGTTCTCTATCGCCAAGCTGTTCGTACTACTCTTGAAAATCAACCTAATTTAATGATCTTCCAACAACCTGTTGAAGATCTCATTGTTGAAAACGACCAAGTGACGGGCGCCGTCACTCGCATGGGCTTAAAATTCCGTGCTAAATCTGTTGTTCTAACTGTTGGTACTTTCCTAGATGGTAAAATCCATATTGGTTTAGAAAATTACAGTGGTGGTCGTGCTGGTGATCCTCCATCAGTTTCGTTATCACACAGATTACGTGAATTACCGCTACGTGTAGGTCGTTTAAAAACAGGTACACCACCTCGTATTGATGCGAGAACTATCGATTTTAGTCAACTAGCTGTTCAGTTGGGTGATACTCCAATGCCTGTTTTCTCGTTTTTAGGAAATGTGGATCAGCATCCTGAACAAATGCCTTGCCACATCACATACACAAACGAAAAAACGCACGATGTTATTCGTAATAACCTCGATCGTAGCCCAATGTACGCTGGTGTCATCGAAGGAATAGGGCCTCGTTATTGCCCATCTATTGAAGATAAAGTGATGAGATTTGCTGATCGTAATTCACATCAGATCTTTTTAGAGCCAGAAGGTTTAACAAGTAACGAAATTTACCCAAATGGTATTTCAACCAGCTTACCTTTTGATGTTCAAATGCAAATAGTAAATTCCATGAAAGGTATGGAAAATGCGAAGATCATTAGACCTGGTTATGCTATTGAATATGACTTCTTCGATCCTAGAGATCTAAAACAAACCCTAGAAAGCAAATTTATCAACGGGTTATTCTTTGCTGGCCAAATTAACGGTACAACGGGTTATGAAGAAGCCGCTGCTCAAGGCATGCTCGCAGGACTTAATGCGGCACGTTATGCCTTCGATCAAGAAGGTTGGTTCCCACGTCGTGACCAAGCATACATTGGTGTATTAGTTGACGATCTTTGTACTCTTGGTACAAAAGAGCCATACCGCATGTTTACTTCTCGTGCTGAATATCGCTTGATGTTACGTGAAGATAATGCTGATTTACGTCTAACTGAAATTGGTCGTGAATTAGGTATGGTTGATGACAACCGTTGGGCACAATTTAGTGAAAAAGTTGAGCTTGTTGAAAAAGAACGTCAACGTTTAAGAAATATTTGGGTTCATCCACAAGCTGATAATCTTTCAGAAATCAATGAATTGCTAAATACGCCATTATCCAAAGAAGCTAATGGCGAAGATTTATTACGTCGCCCTGAGATGACTTACGACATACTGAAGAATATCACTCGTTTTGCACCGGGTATTGATGATTCAAAACCACAAGCTGCTGAACAAGTTGAGATCCAAGTTAAGTACGAAGGCTACATTAGTCGCCAGCAAGAAGAGATCGAAAAACAACTACGCAATGAAAATGCCGCGTTACCGATTGATCTGGACTATAAACAAGTCAGCGGATTATCTAACGAAGTTATTGCAAAACTTAACGATCACAAACCGACATCGATCGGACAAGCATCGCGGATCTCAGGAGTCACACCTGCTGCTATTTCCATTTTATTAGTTTGGTTGAAAAAACAAGGCCTATTACGCAGGAGTGCATCATGA
- the rsmG gene encoding 16S rRNA (guanine(527)-N(7))-methyltransferase RsmG, with product MSDLLNRLKKLAKQANIELTDIQAEKLTGYVAMLDKWNKAYNLTSVRDPQQMLIRHILDSIVVSQYLEGERFIDVGTGPGLPGIPLAIMRPDHHFVLLDSLGKRVRFMKQVQHELGLDNIEPVQYRVEEYQTEKPFDGVISRAFASMNDMLSWCSHLVTEEHGRFYALKGQIHQEELDELADNGLKMPEKVISLSIPELNEQRHLVII from the coding sequence ATGAGTGACTTACTTAATCGGCTAAAAAAGCTGGCTAAGCAAGCCAATATTGAGCTTACAGATATTCAAGCTGAAAAACTTACGGGTTATGTCGCGATGCTTGATAAATGGAATAAAGCTTACAACCTCACCTCTGTAAGAGATCCACAGCAAATGCTTATCCGTCATATTTTGGATAGCATTGTTGTGAGTCAATATCTTGAAGGTGAAAGATTTATTGATGTGGGAACAGGTCCTGGATTGCCCGGTATTCCACTGGCGATAATGCGTCCCGATCACCATTTTGTATTATTGGATAGCTTAGGTAAGCGTGTTCGCTTTATGAAGCAAGTTCAGCACGAACTAGGACTTGATAATATCGAACCTGTTCAATATCGCGTTGAAGAATACCAAACAGAGAAGCCTTTTGATGGCGTTATCAGTAGAGCATTTGCCTCTATGAACGATATGCTCTCTTGGTGCTCTCATTTAGTGACTGAAGAACATGGTCGTTTTTATGCATTGAAAGGACAAATTCATCAAGAAGAGTTAGATGAACTTGCTGATAATGGATTAAAAATGCCTGAAAAAGTGATTAGCTTATCGATACCTGAATTGAATGAACAAAGACATTTGGTGATTATTTAA
- the atpI gene encoding F0F1 ATP synthase subunit I — MSVSLYNGKVALKLLFLQFMTFVILSAGFYLKSTDWSFSAFLGGLACWLPNIAFLLLMRLQKVNEEEAPVRINWLFAFSEGLKVILSIALLIVALGVFKAAFAPLVMTYLAVLVMQVVAPAVING; from the coding sequence ATGTCTGTCTCCCTCTACAACGGGAAAGTTGCACTGAAACTGTTATTTTTGCAGTTTATGACTTTTGTTATTCTCAGTGCGGGTTTCTACTTAAAGAGTACAGACTGGAGTTTTTCGGCTTTTTTAGGCGGATTGGCATGTTGGTTACCCAATATTGCTTTTCTTTTGTTAATGCGCTTACAGAAAGTCAACGAAGAAGAAGCTCCAGTTCGCATAAACTGGCTTTTTGCTTTCAGTGAAGGGTTGAAGGTTATATTATCAATAGCCTTGCTGATTGTTGCTTTAGGAGTGTTTAAAGCGGCATTTGCACCACTGGTCATGACCTACTTAGCGGTGCTTGTTATGCAGGTCGTTGCACCAGCCGTCATTAACGGTTAG